The Falco rusticolus isolate bFalRus1 chromosome 5, bFalRus1.pri, whole genome shotgun sequence genome has a segment encoding these proteins:
- the LOC119148368 gene encoding killer cell lectin-like receptor subfamily G member 1, with protein sequence MEGSRSETSAAEESEEIIYTSVKFSQTSLTRAKAAKEKRAPCLWPAVVPGLAIAFGILSISLAIALIWKMSHSHPRCPEQWVAYRGSCYSFSRERKDWHSSRESCRAQGAHLLVVNDALEMDLFKSIQTRCFWVGLRNSTGSGWIWEDGSVLNGTKVLSNSPVQHCAVLMNNHFQASSCEFSTSWICEKSLR encoded by the exons ATGGAGGGAAGCAGATCAGAAACTTCTGCAGCCGAAGAGAGCgaagaaataatttatactTCTGTTAAATTCTCTCAGACTTCTCTGACGAGGGCcaaagctgcaaaagaaaagagag cTCCCTGTCTGTGGCCAGCAGTTGTGCCAGGCTTGGCTATAGCCTTTGGGATATTGAGCATCTCCCTAGCGATTGCTTTGATTTGGAAGATGA GTCACTCCCATCCACGCTGCCCTGAGCAGTGGGTGGCCTACAGAGGGAGCTGCTACTCCTTCTCCAGGGAGAGGAAGGACTGGCATTCCAGCCGGGAATCCTGCCGGGCACAGGGAGCTCATCTCCTGGTGGTCAACGATGCCTTGGAAATG GACCTGTTCAAGAGTATTCAAACAAGATGTTTCTGGGTTGGACTGAGGAACAGCACAGGCTCTGGATGGATTTGGGAAGATGGCTCTGTACTCAATGGCACCAA GGTCCTCTCTAACAGCCCCGTGCAACACTGTGCTGTCCTGATGAACAATCACTTTCAAGCCTCCAGCTGTGAATTTTCTACTTCATGGATCTGTGAGAAATCTCTTAGATAA
- the PHC1 gene encoding polyhomeotic-like protein 1 isoform X1, producing METESEQNSSSTSGSSSSGGSTRPQISQMSLYERQAVQALQALQRQPNAAQYFHQFMLQQQLNSAQLHSLAAVQQATIAASRQASSPNTSTPQQTTTTQASINLATTSAAQLISRSQSVSSPSATTLTQSVLLGNTTSPPLNQSQAQMYLRPQLGNLLQVNRTLGRNVPLASQLILMPNGAVAAVQQEVPPTQSPGVHADTDQVQNLAVRSQQTSAANTQLQGSAQKAALPGSSQASGLPQATSTGQSLAVAQASSASAGQSLNLSQGAAGSNGVTGGVVASGGSQTSAALSQTSSAGAAGSCQRKGTGVVQPLPVAAAQAVTISQGSQTETENAATKKGETDSGGQQTVGMNLTRTATPAPSQTLISSATYTQIQPHSLIQQQQQIHLQKQVVIQQQIAIHHQQQFQHRQSQLLHTATHLQLAQQQQAPSLTQQQQQAQPPQQQGPPQNQQQAQTLVVQPMLQSQPQPVQLQQDGPCQPVTKSPVPIQSKSLVTPIKPPQLGPAKMSATQQPPPHIPVQVVGTRQQGSGQAQALGLAQIAAAVPTSRGMPAVVQPVSQAHAASPSSSSAPASSQEAHPLTTGVNLAQVQGTAHMVKSPVSSPVVAQMPAALYMQSVQLPSKSQALAVKRKAESEEEKEELPGVTALLPARSSPVTDSPKNMEEKSSLGDKSDPAAIATPNTTSSEGASVTPTSAPTPNLAMVSRQVGDSKPPQAIVKPQILTHIIEGFVIQEGAEPFPVGCSQLLKESEKPLQGEAASGQSENLSSNSPGEDSASMELDKKANLLKCEYCGKYAPATQFRGSKRFCSMTCAKRYNVSCSHQFRLQRKKMKEFQEANYVRVRRRGPRRSSSEIARTKIQGKRHRGQEDSSRGSDNSSYDEALSPTSPGPLSVRASHGERDLANSSMAPPTPDLHGINPVFLSSNPSRWSVEEVYEFISSLQGCQEIAEEFRSQEIDGQALLLLKEEHLMSAMNIKLGPALKICAKINVLKET from the exons GCTACGATTGCAGCCAGTAGACAAGCCAGCTCCCCCAACACCAGCACCCCGCAACAGACCACCACCACTCAGGCCTCT aTCAACCTAGCCACCACATCAGCTGCTCAGCTGATCAGTCGGTCACAGAGCGTGAGTTCCCCCAGTGCCACAACCCTAACGCAGTCTGTGCTGCTTGGGAATACCACCTCACCGCCTCTAAACCAGTCACAGGCCCAGATGTATCTCCGG ccacagctggggaACCTGTTGCAGGTAAACCGGACCTTGGGCCGCAATGTGCCTCTTGCCTCCCAGCTCATCCTGATGCCCAACGGGGCTGTGGCCGCTGTCCAGCAGGAGGTACCACCCACTCAGTCTCCTGGGGTCCATGCAGACACAGACCAG GTGCAGAACCTGGCTGTGAGGAGCCAGCAGACCTCAGCCGCTAACACCCAGCTCCAAGGCTCTGCTcagaaggcagctctgccaggaagCTCCCAGGCTTCGGGCTTACCGCAGGCCACCAGCACGGGCCAGTCCTTGGCGGTGGCTCAGGCCTCCTCCGCCAGCGCAGGCCAGTCCCTCAACTTGAGCcagggggcagcaggcagcaatgGTGTCACCGGGGGTGTGGTGGCAAGTGGTGGGAGCCAGACCTCAGCCGCATTGAGCCAGACCTCCTCggcaggtgctgctggcagttGCCAAAGGAAAGGCACGGGGGTGGTTCAGCCGTTACCGGTAGCAGCTGCTCAGGCTGTGACCATCAGCCAGGGAAGCCAGACGGAGACAGAGAATGCAGCCACAAAGAAGGGTGAAACGGACAGCGGTGGGCAGCAAACAGTGGGCATGAACCTGACCAGGACTGCTACGCCAGCACCCAGCCAGACATTGATCAGCTCAG CCACATATACACAGATCCAGCCGCACTCGCtgatccagcagcagcagcagatccaCCTGCAGAAGCAGGTGGTGATCCAGCAGCAGATCGCCATTCATCACCAGCAGCAGTTCCAGCATCGCCAGTCCCAGCTCCTCCACACAGCCACCCATCTTCAGCTGGCCCAACAGCAGCAAGCGCCATCTCTGacccaacagcagcaacaagctcagcctccacagcagcagggtccacctcaaaaccagcagcaggcTCAGACCCTTGTGGTGCAACCCATGTTGCAGTCCCAGCCACAACctgtgcagctccagcaggacGGTCCTTGCCAGCCAGTCACCAAGTCACCTGTTCCAATTCAGTCGAAATCTCTGGTCACCCCCATCAAACCACCTCAGCTTGGGCCTGCCAAAATGTCAGCAACGCAGCAGCCTCCACCACACATCCCGGTGCAGGTGGTGGGTACTCGGCAGCAGGGCTCAGGCCAAGCCCAAGCACTGGGTTTGGCTCAGATTGCTGCAGCAGTGCCGACATCTCGGGGAATGCCAGCCGTGGTCCAGCCTGTTTCCCAAGCCCATGCTGCTTCCCCGTCATCATCTTCAGCTCCGGCATCCTCACAGGAAGCTCATCCTCTCACCACAGGGGTGAATTTGGCACAAGTTCAAGGCACAGCCCACATGGTGAAGAGCCCAGTCTCCTCTCCAGTTGTGGCTCAGATGCCAGCAGCACTCTACATGCAGTCTGTCCAGTTGCCA AGCAAGTCTCAGGCCTTAGCAGTAAAACGCAAGGCAGAgtcagaggaggagaaggaggagttGCCCGGTGTCACTGCACTCCTGCCTGCCAGGTCCTCTCCTGTGACAGACAGCCCCAAAAACATGGAGGAGAAGAGCAGCCTTGGAG ATAAATCTGATCCTGCTGCCATTGCAACCCCAAATACCACCTCAAGTGAAGGAGCATCAGTCACCCCCacctctgctcccaccccaaACCTGGCAATGGTGTCACGTCAGGTGGGAGACTCCAAACCCCCACAAGCCATCGTCAAGCCCCAGATCCTCACGCACATCATTGAAGGCTTTGTCATccaggaaggagcagagccCTTTCCG GTGGGTTGTTCTCAGCTGCTGAAAGAATCTGAGAAACCgctgcagggagaggctgcTTCAGGCCAGAGTGAAAACCTGTCCAGCAATTCCCCGGGAGAGGACAGTGCTTCTATGG AGCTTGATAAGAAGGCAAACTTGCTGAAGTGTGAATACTGTGGGAAGTATGCCCCAGCAACCCAGTTTCGTGGCTCCAAGAGGTTTTGTTCCATGACCTGTGCTAAAAG GTACAATGTCAGCTGCAGCCATCAGTTTCggctgcagagaaagaagatgAAGGAATTCCAGGAAGCTAACTATGTTCGTGTGCGTCGACGGGGACCACGGCGCAGCAGCTCTGAAATTGCTCGAACAAAGATCCAGGGCAAGCGCCACAGG GGCCAGGAAGACTCAAGTCGAGGCTCTGATAACTCCAGCTATGATGAAGCTTTGTCCCCTACATCTCCAGGACCCCTGTCAGTAAGGGCCAGTCATGGAGAGAGGGACCTGGCAAACTCTAGTATGGCACCACCTACCCCAGATCTACATGGTATCAACCCAGTCTTCCTGTCCAGCAATCCCAGTCGTTGGAGTGTGGAGGAAGTGTACGAGTTCATCTCATCACTGCAAG GGTGCCAGGAGATTGCCGAGGAGTTTCGGTCACAGGAAATTGATGGCCAGGCCCTGTTGCTTCTGAAGGAGGAACATCTCATGAGTGCCATGAACATCAAGCTGGGACCAGCTCTCAAGATCTGTGCCAAGATCAATGTCCTCAAGGAGACCTAA
- the M6PR gene encoding cation-dependent mannose-6-phosphate receptor isoform X2: MDPGRGGGNRFSNTGCSSSRLCLAAARQTLRMSSPCCTSAVLIVFVAFAVSVGAEQLKERSCDVIGDESSESQTEKALLKKLEPLSQMRFNVTVEKGKTENYVYSFRVCREVNSTLHDFGGLVQTDRQNGKTTVIGRINETQVFNGSDWIMLIYKGGDSYGRHCSGEKRRAVIMISCKRGVTASSFSIISEEREKEQDCFYLFEMDSSVACPAEDSHLSVGSILLITFASLIAVYIIGGFLYQRLVVGAKGMEQFPHFAFWQDLGNLVADGCDFVCRSKPRNAPAAYRGVGDDQLGEESEERDDHLLPM, encoded by the exons ATGGaccccgggcgggggggcggtAATCGGTTCAGCAACACAGGCTGTTCCTCTAGCAGGCTCTGCctagctgcagccaggcagacACTTAG GATGTCATCACCTTGCTGTACCTCTGCTGTGCTGATAGTCTTTGTGGCCTTTGCTGTCAGCGTGGGGGCTGAACAGTTGAAAGAGAGGAGCTGTGATGTGATTGGTGATGAAAGCAGTGAGTCgcaaacagaaaaagccctGCTGAAGAAGCTGGAGCCCCTGAGCCAAATGAG gttTAACGTGACTGTGGAGAAAGGGAAAACGGAAAACTATGTCTACAGTTTCAGGGTATGCAGGGAGGTCAACAGCACCTTGCACGATTTTGGTGGCTTGGTACAAACAGATAGACAGAATGGAAAGACCACAGTGATAGGAAGAATCAATGAAACCCAGGTCTTCAATGGAA GTGACTGGATCATGCTGATTTATAAAGGAGGTGATTCATATGGCAGGCACTGCAGTGGTGAAAAGAGAAGAGCTGTGATAATGATTTCTTGCAAGCGGGGTGTTACAGCG AGTTCATTCAGCATTATTTCAGAAGAGCGGGAAAAAGAACAGGACTGTTTCTACCTCTTTGAGATGGACAGCAGTGTGGCTTGTCCAGCGGAGGATTCCCACCTCAGTGTTGGCTCCATTCTACTGATCAC GTTTGCTTCACTGATTGCAGTCTACATCATTGGTGGGTTCCTCTACCAGCGCCTTGTAGTGGGAGCAAAGGGCATGGAACAGTTTCCTCACTTTGCCTTCTGGCAAGATCTGGGCAATTTGGTGGCG GATGGCTGTGACTTTGTCTGCCGATCTAAGCCTCGAAATGCACCAGCTGCATACCGTGGTGTGGGTGATGACCAGCTGGGTGAGGAGTCAGAAGAACGGGATGACCACTTGCTACCAATGTGA
- the PHC1 gene encoding polyhomeotic-like protein 1 isoform X2 has translation METESEQNSSSTSGSSSSGGSTRPQISQMSLYERQAVQALQALQRQPNAAQYFHQFMLQQQLNSAQLHSLAAVQQATIAASRQASSPNTSTPQQTTTTQASINLATTSAAQLISRSQSVSSPSATTLTQSVLLGNTTSPPLNQSQAQMYLRPQLGNLLQVNRTLGRNVPLASQLILMPNGAVAAVQQEVPPTQSPGVHADTDQVQNLAVRSQQTSAANTQLQGSAQKAALPGSSQASGLPQATSTGQSLAVAQASSASAGQSLNLSQGAAGSNGVTGGVVASGGSQTSAALSQTSSAGAAGSCQRKGTGVVQPLPVAAAQAVTISQGSQTETENAATKKGETDSGGQQTVGMNLTRTATPAPSQTLISSATYTQIQPHSLIQQQQQIHLQKQVVIQQQIAIHHQQQFQHRQSQLLHTATHLQLAQQQQAPSLTQQQQQAQPPQQQGPPQNQQQAQTLVVQPMLQSQPQPVQLQQDGPCQPVTKSPVPIQSKSLVTPIKPPQLGPAKMSATQQPPPHIPVQVVGTRQQGSGQAQALGLAQIAAAVPTSRGMPAVVQPVSQAHAASPSSSSAPASSQEAHPLTTGVNLAQVQGTAHMVKSPVSSPVVAQMPAALYMQSVQLPSKSQALAVKRKAESEEEKEELPGVTALLPARSSPVTDSPKNMEEKSSLGDKSDPAAIATPNTTSSEGASVTPTSAPTPNLAMVSRQVGDSKPPQAIVKPQILTHIIEGFVIQEGAEPFPVGCSQLLKESEKPLQGEAASGQSENLSSNSPGEDSASMELDKKANLLKCEYCGKYAPATQFRGSKRFCSMTCAKRGMT, from the exons GCTACGATTGCAGCCAGTAGACAAGCCAGCTCCCCCAACACCAGCACCCCGCAACAGACCACCACCACTCAGGCCTCT aTCAACCTAGCCACCACATCAGCTGCTCAGCTGATCAGTCGGTCACAGAGCGTGAGTTCCCCCAGTGCCACAACCCTAACGCAGTCTGTGCTGCTTGGGAATACCACCTCACCGCCTCTAAACCAGTCACAGGCCCAGATGTATCTCCGG ccacagctggggaACCTGTTGCAGGTAAACCGGACCTTGGGCCGCAATGTGCCTCTTGCCTCCCAGCTCATCCTGATGCCCAACGGGGCTGTGGCCGCTGTCCAGCAGGAGGTACCACCCACTCAGTCTCCTGGGGTCCATGCAGACACAGACCAG GTGCAGAACCTGGCTGTGAGGAGCCAGCAGACCTCAGCCGCTAACACCCAGCTCCAAGGCTCTGCTcagaaggcagctctgccaggaagCTCCCAGGCTTCGGGCTTACCGCAGGCCACCAGCACGGGCCAGTCCTTGGCGGTGGCTCAGGCCTCCTCCGCCAGCGCAGGCCAGTCCCTCAACTTGAGCcagggggcagcaggcagcaatgGTGTCACCGGGGGTGTGGTGGCAAGTGGTGGGAGCCAGACCTCAGCCGCATTGAGCCAGACCTCCTCggcaggtgctgctggcagttGCCAAAGGAAAGGCACGGGGGTGGTTCAGCCGTTACCGGTAGCAGCTGCTCAGGCTGTGACCATCAGCCAGGGAAGCCAGACGGAGACAGAGAATGCAGCCACAAAGAAGGGTGAAACGGACAGCGGTGGGCAGCAAACAGTGGGCATGAACCTGACCAGGACTGCTACGCCAGCACCCAGCCAGACATTGATCAGCTCAG CCACATATACACAGATCCAGCCGCACTCGCtgatccagcagcagcagcagatccaCCTGCAGAAGCAGGTGGTGATCCAGCAGCAGATCGCCATTCATCACCAGCAGCAGTTCCAGCATCGCCAGTCCCAGCTCCTCCACACAGCCACCCATCTTCAGCTGGCCCAACAGCAGCAAGCGCCATCTCTGacccaacagcagcaacaagctcagcctccacagcagcagggtccacctcaaaaccagcagcaggcTCAGACCCTTGTGGTGCAACCCATGTTGCAGTCCCAGCCACAACctgtgcagctccagcaggacGGTCCTTGCCAGCCAGTCACCAAGTCACCTGTTCCAATTCAGTCGAAATCTCTGGTCACCCCCATCAAACCACCTCAGCTTGGGCCTGCCAAAATGTCAGCAACGCAGCAGCCTCCACCACACATCCCGGTGCAGGTGGTGGGTACTCGGCAGCAGGGCTCAGGCCAAGCCCAAGCACTGGGTTTGGCTCAGATTGCTGCAGCAGTGCCGACATCTCGGGGAATGCCAGCCGTGGTCCAGCCTGTTTCCCAAGCCCATGCTGCTTCCCCGTCATCATCTTCAGCTCCGGCATCCTCACAGGAAGCTCATCCTCTCACCACAGGGGTGAATTTGGCACAAGTTCAAGGCACAGCCCACATGGTGAAGAGCCCAGTCTCCTCTCCAGTTGTGGCTCAGATGCCAGCAGCACTCTACATGCAGTCTGTCCAGTTGCCA AGCAAGTCTCAGGCCTTAGCAGTAAAACGCAAGGCAGAgtcagaggaggagaaggaggagttGCCCGGTGTCACTGCACTCCTGCCTGCCAGGTCCTCTCCTGTGACAGACAGCCCCAAAAACATGGAGGAGAAGAGCAGCCTTGGAG ATAAATCTGATCCTGCTGCCATTGCAACCCCAAATACCACCTCAAGTGAAGGAGCATCAGTCACCCCCacctctgctcccaccccaaACCTGGCAATGGTGTCACGTCAGGTGGGAGACTCCAAACCCCCACAAGCCATCGTCAAGCCCCAGATCCTCACGCACATCATTGAAGGCTTTGTCATccaggaaggagcagagccCTTTCCG GTGGGTTGTTCTCAGCTGCTGAAAGAATCTGAGAAACCgctgcagggagaggctgcTTCAGGCCAGAGTGAAAACCTGTCCAGCAATTCCCCGGGAGAGGACAGTGCTTCTATGG AGCTTGATAAGAAGGCAAACTTGCTGAAGTGTGAATACTGTGGGAAGTATGCCCCAGCAACCCAGTTTCGTGGCTCCAAGAGGTTTTGTTCCATGACCTGTGCTAAAAG GGGAATGACTTAA
- the M6PR gene encoding cation-dependent mannose-6-phosphate receptor isoform X1 gives MPVSPGSLFHRSGRTCARARWGEAGRGGGGSRMSSPCCTSAVLIVFVAFAVSVGAEQLKERSCDVIGDESSESQTEKALLKKLEPLSQMRFNVTVEKGKTENYVYSFRVCREVNSTLHDFGGLVQTDRQNGKTTVIGRINETQVFNGSDWIMLIYKGGDSYGRHCSGEKRRAVIMISCKRGVTASSFSIISEEREKEQDCFYLFEMDSSVACPAEDSHLSVGSILLITFASLIAVYIIGGFLYQRLVVGAKGMEQFPHFAFWQDLGNLVADGCDFVCRSKPRNAPAAYRGVGDDQLGEESEERDDHLLPM, from the exons ATGCCCGTGAGCCCCGGATCGCTCTTCCATAGAAGCGGACGAACCTGTGCCCGTGCGCGGTGGGGGGAGGCCGGGCGGGGCGGTGGCGGCAGCAG GATGTCATCACCTTGCTGTACCTCTGCTGTGCTGATAGTCTTTGTGGCCTTTGCTGTCAGCGTGGGGGCTGAACAGTTGAAAGAGAGGAGCTGTGATGTGATTGGTGATGAAAGCAGTGAGTCgcaaacagaaaaagccctGCTGAAGAAGCTGGAGCCCCTGAGCCAAATGAG gttTAACGTGACTGTGGAGAAAGGGAAAACGGAAAACTATGTCTACAGTTTCAGGGTATGCAGGGAGGTCAACAGCACCTTGCACGATTTTGGTGGCTTGGTACAAACAGATAGACAGAATGGAAAGACCACAGTGATAGGAAGAATCAATGAAACCCAGGTCTTCAATGGAA GTGACTGGATCATGCTGATTTATAAAGGAGGTGATTCATATGGCAGGCACTGCAGTGGTGAAAAGAGAAGAGCTGTGATAATGATTTCTTGCAAGCGGGGTGTTACAGCG AGTTCATTCAGCATTATTTCAGAAGAGCGGGAAAAAGAACAGGACTGTTTCTACCTCTTTGAGATGGACAGCAGTGTGGCTTGTCCAGCGGAGGATTCCCACCTCAGTGTTGGCTCCATTCTACTGATCAC GTTTGCTTCACTGATTGCAGTCTACATCATTGGTGGGTTCCTCTACCAGCGCCTTGTAGTGGGAGCAAAGGGCATGGAACAGTTTCCTCACTTTGCCTTCTGGCAAGATCTGGGCAATTTGGTGGCG GATGGCTGTGACTTTGTCTGCCGATCTAAGCCTCGAAATGCACCAGCTGCATACCGTGGTGTGGGTGATGACCAGCTGGGTGAGGAGTCAGAAGAACGGGATGACCACTTGCTACCAATGTGA